A single genomic interval of Candidatus Zixiibacteriota bacterium harbors:
- a CDS encoding efflux RND transporter permease subunit: MKISDISIRRPVFATMMISALLVLGWFSYTSLSVEMFPKMDFPFVVVQTVYPGASAETIETDVTKKVEEAVNQISGIRHIVSKAMEGFTYTFIEFELEIDGKLAAQDVREKVAGIRGDLPEEIEEPIISQFDLMGDAVMSLTVSGRRTQREITELTKDRIKPRLEAVSGVGAVDLIGGKEREILISLNPQLMENYEVSVDDIRGAVMMSNLEIPGGRVDEAAREYMVRVKGKLTSVEQFNSIVILNKQGTPVFLSDVAEVKDTIVEQRSLSRYNGSPSVAIGIKQQSGANIVDLAERVRAAIANLQAEMPPDIKIEIVNDNSVWIEDSIHEIIFNIEFGTILAVIVIFLFLLDIRPTIITGLSIPISVIATFTIMKFLGFTINFMTLLGLSLAVGILIDDSIVVVENIYRKVQEGMTPYEAAFSGTREIGLAVMATTFSIMVVFLPVAFMAGIVGRFFYQFGMTVAFAVLVSLFVAFTLVPMLASRTQKPREDEEYLNPDRATGLWRLWLRLRRPLSLWDRTFERVKPYYVRTLNYSLKRRWLVVMVATVSFVVAIGMVGAGMLGSEFMTATDEGKIFVNVMTPPGTTLEETSERIDNLEAIARKLPEVRNIFVTVGGVNTPVTEGQIMLILADADEREISSQELVDSVRHLLSAVPGVKLAVSTQGHEGGGEKPVEFSIRGENRDELVSLTHRLQDIVSHAPGTADVDNSLEEGKPELQLSIDRQAADDLGINVYSISQTIRTLVEGDVVTQYKEGDQDYDVRIRLNERFRDSEDAVGRILVASSKDVPGYSTLLVPVNRVAHIEREVAIGEYSRYDRLPEVRVNTNPEFGYFSGTLTEAIQAQVDSLVQLPPGYSIQPVGEYEIMAESFQNIGRSLLLAVIFIYLLLASQYESFFDPLSIMLSLPLSLIGAILGLYAWGSSINIMTLVGIVMLMGLVTKNAILLIDFVKQRRAAGMDRTQAILQAGPIRLRPILMTTFATVFGMLPLALGLGPGAELRAPMARAVIGGIISSTLLTLVIVPVVYTLIDDFVGLFRRRKKEKAQIELEAATKAA, from the coding sequence ATGAAGATATCAGACATTTCCATACGCCGCCCGGTCTTTGCGACCATGATGATCTCTGCCCTACTCGTGCTGGGCTGGTTCTCATACACCTCGCTGTCAGTCGAGATGTTCCCCAAGATGGACTTCCCTTTTGTGGTGGTCCAGACCGTTTATCCGGGTGCATCGGCGGAGACCATCGAGACCGACGTTACCAAGAAAGTCGAAGAAGCCGTCAATCAGATCTCCGGTATTCGCCATATCGTCTCCAAAGCGATGGAAGGGTTCACTTACACCTTCATCGAGTTTGAGCTGGAGATCGACGGCAAGCTGGCGGCTCAGGACGTGCGTGAGAAGGTGGCGGGCATTCGCGGCGACCTGCCCGAAGAGATCGAGGAACCGATCATCAGCCAGTTCGACCTTATGGGCGATGCTGTCATGTCGCTGACCGTCTCCGGCCGCCGAACCCAGCGCGAGATTACGGAACTGACCAAGGATCGCATCAAGCCGAGGCTCGAAGCGGTCTCTGGTGTCGGCGCGGTTGATCTGATCGGCGGCAAGGAACGGGAAATCCTCATCTCCCTCAATCCGCAACTCATGGAGAACTACGAGGTCTCGGTCGACGACATCCGCGGCGCGGTGATGATGTCCAATCTCGAAATCCCGGGCGGACGAGTCGACGAGGCCGCCCGCGAGTACATGGTGCGGGTCAAGGGAAAGCTGACCTCGGTCGAGCAGTTCAATTCTATAGTCATCCTGAACAAGCAGGGGACTCCGGTCTTCTTGTCTGATGTTGCGGAAGTGAAAGACACCATTGTCGAACAGCGGTCACTTTCGCGCTACAACGGATCCCCCTCCGTGGCGATCGGGATCAAGCAGCAGTCCGGCGCCAACATCGTGGATCTGGCTGAGCGTGTCCGCGCCGCAATTGCCAATCTCCAAGCCGAGATGCCGCCGGATATTAAGATCGAGATCGTCAATGACAACTCCGTTTGGATTGAGGACTCGATTCACGAAATCATCTTCAACATTGAGTTCGGTACCATTCTTGCCGTAATCGTCATCTTCCTGTTCCTGCTCGATATCCGCCCGACTATTATCACCGGCTTGTCAATCCCGATTTCCGTGATTGCCACCTTCACGATCATGAAATTCCTCGGCTTCACGATCAATTTCATGACGCTACTGGGGTTGTCACTGGCGGTGGGTATCCTGATCGACGACTCGATTGTCGTGGTAGAGAATATTTATCGGAAGGTACAGGAGGGGATGACTCCGTACGAAGCGGCCTTCTCCGGCACGCGGGAGATCGGCCTGGCGGTCATGGCGACCACGTTTTCGATTATGGTCGTGTTCCTGCCGGTCGCCTTCATGGCCGGCATAGTGGGACGTTTCTTCTACCAGTTCGGAATGACCGTGGCCTTTGCGGTTCTTGTGTCCCTCTTCGTAGCCTTCACGCTCGTCCCGATGCTGGCGTCCCGCACCCAGAAACCTCGCGAGGACGAGGAGTACCTGAATCCGGATCGCGCCACCGGTCTCTGGAGGCTCTGGCTGCGCCTTCGCCGCCCCCTCAGTTTATGGGACCGCACGTTTGAGCGCGTCAAGCCGTACTACGTGAGAACGCTCAATTACTCGCTAAAACGACGGTGGCTGGTCGTGATGGTGGCGACAGTGTCGTTTGTGGTCGCGATCGGCATGGTCGGTGCCGGCATGCTCGGTTCGGAGTTCATGACCGCCACCGATGAGGGCAAGATCTTTGTAAACGTCATGACTCCCCCTGGCACCACACTCGAGGAGACCTCCGAACGAATTGACAATCTCGAAGCCATCGCCCGCAAGCTGCCGGAGGTCCGCAACATCTTCGTGACGGTCGGCGGCGTCAACACGCCGGTGACCGAGGGTCAGATAATGCTCATCCTCGCCGACGCCGACGAGCGCGAGATTTCATCGCAGGAGCTGGTCGATTCGGTTCGTCACCTGCTTTCAGCGGTGCCCGGAGTCAAGCTCGCGGTTTCAACCCAGGGCCATGAGGGCGGGGGCGAAAAACCGGTGGAGTTCTCGATAAGGGGCGAGAACCGCGACGAACTGGTCAGTCTCACTCACCGTCTGCAGGACATTGTCTCGCATGCTCCCGGGACTGCCGACGTTGACAACTCGCTGGAGGAAGGCAAACCGGAGCTGCAGCTCAGTATCGATCGTCAGGCAGCCGACGATCTCGGGATCAACGTCTACAGCATTTCGCAGACGATCCGCACGCTGGTCGAGGGAGATGTGGTTACGCAGTACAAAGAAGGTGACCAGGACTACGACGTGCGTATCAGACTCAACGAGCGCTTCCGCGATTCCGAGGATGCAGTCGGACGAATTCTGGTGGCAAGCAGCAAAGACGTGCCCGGCTACAGTACGCTGCTGGTTCCCGTGAACCGGGTCGCCCATATCGAGCGAGAGGTGGCCATCGGCGAGTACTCGCGTTATGACCGTCTGCCCGAAGTGCGGGTCAACACGAATCCTGAATTCGGGTACTTCTCCGGCACGCTGACGGAAGCCATTCAGGCCCAGGTGGACAGCCTGGTGCAGCTCCCGCCCGGCTACTCGATACAGCCGGTTGGCGAATACGAGATCATGGCGGAGTCGTTCCAGAATATCGGCCGCTCCCTGCTCCTCGCAGTCATATTCATCTATTTGCTGCTGGCCTCTCAGTATGAGTCGTTTTTTGATCCCCTCTCGATCATGCTCTCGCTGCCGCTTTCACTGATCGGTGCGATTCTTGGCCTCTACGCCTGGGGTTCATCAATTAATATCATGACCCTGGTCGGTATCGTGATGCTCATGGGTCTGGTCACGAAAAACGCCATCCTGCTGATCGACTTTGTTAAACAACGACGAGCGGCCGGCATGGACCGCACGCAGGCAATCCTGCAGGCCGGACCGATCCGGCTCAGACCTATTCTGATGACAACTTTCGCCACCGTGTTCGGTATGCTGCCGCTGGCCCTTGGCCTTGGCCCCGGCGCGGAGCTTCGGGCGCCTATGGCGAGAGCGGTAATCGGCGGGATTATCTCCTCGACCCTGCTCACGCTGGTAATCGTGCCGGTGGTATACACGCTGATCGATGACTTTGTCGGCTTGTTCCGTCGGCGCAAGAAAGAAAAGGCCCAGATCGAGTTGGAAGCGGCCACCAAAGCCGCGTAG